The following proteins come from a genomic window of Lycium ferocissimum isolate CSIRO_LF1 chromosome 4, AGI_CSIRO_Lferr_CH_V1, whole genome shotgun sequence:
- the LOC132054898 gene encoding LOB domain-containing protein 19-like has translation MNGVCGGAGQYNNNNNAGGGVGGPCGACKFLRRKCVRGCVFAPYFDSDQGTAHFAAVHKVFGASNASKLLLRIPAHKRLDAVVTLCYEALARVRDPIYGCVGHIFTLQQQVVTLQAELAYVQARLSTLHQLPMPQQSPTQTVLQQSSSDLFCSTSSISSTTMDPQLDITGLSDLLDQELENCDLHTLAREFVSRHLSGVRFRPSP, from the exons atgAACGGTGTCTGTGGTGGTGCTGGTCagtataacaacaataataatgctGGTGGTGGTGTTGGTGGGCCTTGTGGTGCATGCAAGTTTCTTAGAAGAAAGTGTGTAAGGGGATGTGTATTTGCACCTTATTTTGATTCAGATCAAGGTACTGCTCATTTTGCTGCTGTACATAAGGTGTTTGGAGCTAGTAATGCTTCTAAATTGCTGCTTAGAATTCCAGCACATAAGCGTTTGGATGCTGTTGTTACTCTATGTTATGAGGCACTGGCTAGAGTTAGAGATCCTATTTATGGTTGTGTTGGTCACATCTTTACTCTTCAACAACAG GTTGTAACTTTGCAAGCCGAGTTAGCATATGTTCAAGCCCGCCTTTCCACCTTGCACCAACTACCTATGCCGCAACAAAGTCCAACTCAGACAGTGCTGCAGCAATCATCTTCAGACCTGTTCTGCAGTACTTCAAGCATATCATCGACTACTATGGATCCACAATTAGACATAACAG GTTTAAGTGACTTGTTGGATCAAGAACTAGAAAACTGTGACCTCCACACATTAGCTCGAGAGTTCGTTTCTAGACACTTATCTGGAGTTAGATTCAGGCCTTCACCATGA